From Miscanthus floridulus cultivar M001 chromosome 15, ASM1932011v1, whole genome shotgun sequence, the proteins below share one genomic window:
- the LOC136508426 gene encoding protein NPG1-like, whose translation MPDSDAGASASGSSEAKVDDGNIQEAESSLREGLSLNYEEARALLGRLEYQRGNVEAALRVFDGIDLQAAIQRFQPTLSEKPLSKRNNKLRSDSSNSGSQHAASLVLEAIYLKSMSLQKLGKAMEAAKQCKSVLDAVESIFQCGIPGVMVEQKLQETVSKSVELLPELWKQAGAYQEALASYRRALLSQWNLDDECCTRIQKRFAVFLLYGGVEVAPPSLASQNEGSFVPRNNLEEAILLLMILLKKWFLGKTHWDPSVMEHLTFALSLCGQTSILAKHLEEVLPGIYPRTERWYSLALCYFAASHNEAALNLLRKSLNKNESPNDIMALLLAAKICSSNYLLSSEGVEYAKRAVKDAESSDGHLKSVALHVLGSCLSKKSKVASSDHQRSLLQTEALKSLNEAISLDRHNPELIFDMGIEYAEQRNMHAALKCAKEFIDATGGSVSKGWRLLSLVLSAQQRYSEAEVVTDAALDETAKWEQGPLLRIRAKLKVAQSLPMEAVEAYCTLLALVQAQRKAYGSAKNGTEDNEDKVSEFEVWQGLANLYSSLSYWRDAEICLQKAKTLKTYSATTLHAEGNIHEVHEKIQDALAAYFNALSMEVEHVPSKVSIGALLSKQGPKFLPVARCFLSDALRLEPTNRMAWFYLGEVHKRDGRLADAADYFQVASMLEDSDPVESFNSL comes from the exons ATGCCGGATTCGGATGCGGGCGCCTCGGCGTCGGGCTCGTCGGAGGCCAAGGTCGACGACGGCAACATCCAGGAGGCGGAGTCGTCGCTCCGCGAGGGCCTCTCCCTCAACTACGAG GAAGCTAGAGCTCTCCTCGGGAGACTGGAATATCAGAGAGGCAATGTGGAAGCTGCTCTGCGAGTATTTGATGGAATTGACCTTCAAGCTGCTATTCAGCGCTTCCAACCAACTCTTTCTGAAAAACCACTCTCGAAGCGAAATAACAAATTACGGTCAGATTCATCAAATTCAGGATCACAGCATGCTGCTAGCCTTGTTCTTGAAGCCATTTACTTGAAATCAATGTCTCTTCAAAAGTTGGGCAAGGCAATGG AGGCTGCTAAACAGTGTAAAAGTGTCCTTGATGCTGTTGAAAGTATTTTCCAATGTGGCATACCTGGTGTTATGGTTGAACAAAAGCTGCAGGAAACTGTCAGTAAATCTGTTGAGCTTCTCCCAGAACTTTGGAAGCAAGCTGGGGCCTATCAAGAAGCACTTGCTTCATACCGCCGTGCTCTTCTAAGTCAATGGAATCTCGATGATGAATGCTGCACAAGGATTCAGAAGAGATTTGCTGTTTTCTTGTTGTACGGCGGTGTAGAGGTGGCCCCCCCGAGCTTGGCTTCACAAAACGAAGGTTCATTTGTTCCTAGGAATAATTTGGAAGAGGCAATCCTATTGCTCATGATACTATTGAAGAAGTGGTTCCTTGGGAAGACACACTGGGATCCATCTGTTATGGAGCATTTAACCTTTGCATTGTCACTGTGTGGCCAGACATCTATTCTTGCCAAACACCTCGAAGAGGTTTTACCTGGAATATACCCTCGAACTGAGAGATGGTATAGTCTAGCGTTGTGCTATTTTGCAGCTTCTCATAATGAAGCTGCATTAAACTTGTTGAGGAAATCTTTGAATAAGAACGAGAGTCCGAATGACATAATGGCCCTTCTGTTAGCTGCTAAGATATGCAGTTCCAATTATCTTCTTTCTTCTGAGGGTGTAGAGTATGCAAAGAGAGCAGTCAAAGATGCCGAATCATCAGATGGGCATTTAAAGAGTGTGGCCCTCCATGTTCTGGGGAGTTGCCTGTCCAAGAAGTCTAAGGTTGCTTCATCTGATCACCAAAGATCTCTCTTGCAGACTGAGGCTTTGAAGTCACTTAATGAGGCAATTTCTCTTGACCGTCACAACCCAGAATTAATATTTGACATGGGGATTGAGTATGCTGAGCAGCGGAACATGCATGCTGCCTTGAAATGTGCTAAGGAGTTCATTGATGCAACTGGTGGATCTGTCTCTAAAGGCTGGAGGTTGCTATCGTTGGTTCTTTCTGCACAACAAAGGTATTCAGAAGCTGAAGTTGTGACTGATGCGGCATTAGATGAGACCGCGAAGTGGGAACAAGGGCCATTGCTTAGAATAAGGGCTAAATTGAAGGTTGCTCAATCATTGCCCATGGAAGCAGTCGAAGCATATTGCACCCTTCTTGCTCTTGTTCAGGCACAACGAAAGGCTTATGGATCTGCCAAAAATGGCACAGAG GATAACGAGGATAAAGTGAGCGAATTTGAAGTTTGGCAAGGTCTTGCCAACTTGTACTCCAGTCTTTCCTATTGGAGAGATGCAGAGATTTGCTTACAGAAGGCTAAAACCCTCAAAACATACTCTGCGACAACCCTTCATGCAGAAG GTAACATACATGAGGTGCACGAGAAGATACAGGATGCACTGGCTGCATACTTCAACGCCCTCTCCATGGAGGTAGAGCATGTCCCATCCAAGGTCTCTATCGGTGCCCTCCTCTCTAAACAAGGGCCCAAGTTCCTGCCTGTGGCGAGGTGTTTCCTCTCGGATGCCCTAAGGCTTGAACCTACAAACCGAATGGCTTGGTTCTACCTGGGGGAGGTTCACAAGCGGGATGGCAGGCTAGCTGATGCCGCCGATTACTTCCAGGTGGCCTCAATGCTCGAGGACTCAGACCCTGTAGAAAGTTTCAATTCACTCTGA